The genomic stretch ACCAGTTTACCTGCGATTTTCAGGCCGGGTTTTACCTTCTGACCGGCCTGTTGCCAGTGTTGTTTCATCTCATCTCTCTCTTAAAGCTGACGAAAGCGACTTCTCAGCGTAAAGGTATCCGACGTGACATAGCGTTCCATTTCCCGTAGCCGCTTCTCACCGGCGGCGAGTTGCTCATCAACGGCATTGAGAAGATCGCTGCTGGTCGGGGCTCCCTCCGCTGCCAGTTCTCCGTCCGGCATTGGGTCAAGGACAAACGACAGGACGATGTATGCCACCAGGGTAATAAACGCCAGGCCAAAGAAGATCGATAGCACCGCGACCACGCGGACCAGTTTTACCGGAACATCAAGATAGTGAGCCAGCCCGGCACAAACGCCGCGCACCATGCCCTGCTGTGGAATTCGCCACAGCTTTTTGTTCAGATTCAGTCCAGACATTAACGGTCCCTCCAGTTTGGATGCTCAGCATCCAGGATGGCTTCCAGCGCCTGAATGCGCTCGCGCATTTTGTTCGCCTCGTCGGAAAGCTGCACCAGACGCTGTTGTTCACTCTGGGAGAGTTCGCCCCGAGAAGAACGGTTGCTGTAGTGCAGCCATAGCCAAATCGGCAAAACGAACAGCACGAAAATTGTCAGGGGAATGGCCAGAAAAAGCGCGCTCATGTGTACTCCTTGTCTTATGAGGCGGCACGCTCAGGTGCCGCAGGAATTATTATTGGTTGTCTTGCTTCATTTTGGCTTTCAGTGCCGCCAGCTGCTCGCTGATTTCATCATCAGCCTTCAGATCGGCGAACTGCTGATCCAGCGACTTCTGCTTGCCGATGCCGTGGCTTTCGGCTTCCGCTTCCATGTGGTCGATACGACGTTCAAACGATTCAAAACGCGCCATCGCTTCATCAAGCTTACCGCTGTCCAGCTGACGACGCACGTCGCGGGAAGAGCTTGCCGCCTGGTGACGCAGGGTCAGCGCCTGCTGACGCGCGCGGGTTTCGTTAAGTTTATTTTCAAGCTCACCAATCTCTTTCTTCATACGGGTGAGCGTGTCATCCACCAGCGTGACTTCATGCTCGAGCGTCGCGACCATATCGGCCAGCTTCTGTTTTTCGATCAGCGCCGCACGGGCCAGATCCTCTTTGTCTTTACGCAGCGCCAGTTCCGCTTTTTCCTGCCATTCGTTCAGCTGAGCGGTTGCCTGTTCAATACGACGCGTAAGCTGTTTTTTCTCCGCCAGCGCGCGGGCGGAGGTTGAACGCACTTCAACCAGCGTGTCTTCCATCTCCTGAATCATCAGACGTACCAGCTTCTGCGGATCTTCCGCTTTCTCAAGCAGTGAGTTGATATTGGCGTTCACGATGTCGGCAAAACGAGAAAAAATACCCATAATCAAATCCTCATAGTTCTGTTATCGGGCTATGCCCTGCTGTACTGATAATACAAACATCGTGCCAAGTTTTTATCTTATTGATTTTACTGATCATGATTGATTTTTACGCGATGAAGAACTATTCTTCCCTGGTGAATATCGCTAAGGAGTGGTTAATTTCATCATGCCCGGATACAAAGACAATTTACTCGGCGAAGCAAACAGCTTTCTCGAAGTGCTGGAACAGGTCTCTCGCCTCGCGCCGCTCAATAAACCGGTGCTGATCATCGGTGAACGCGGAACGGGGAAAGAGCTGATAGCCAACCGTCTGCATTACCTCTCCGGGCGCTGGGATGGCCCCTTCATTTCCCTTAACTGCGCGGCGCTGAATGAAAACCTGCTCGACACCGAGCTCTTCGGCCATGAAGCGGGCGCGTTTACCGGTGCCCAGAAACGCCATCCCGGACGCTTTGAGCGCGCTGACGGCGGTACGCTGTTTCTGGATGAGCTGGCCACCGCGCCCATGCTGGTGCAGGAAAAACTGCTGCGCGTGATTGAGTACGGCGAGCTGGAGCGCGTCGGCGGTAGCCAGCCGCTGCAGGTTAATGTGCGCCTGGTGTGCGCCACGAACGCCAACCTGCCGGAGATGGTGGCGGAGGAGAAATTCCGTGCCGACCTGCTTGACCGCCTGGCCTTTGACGTCGTTCAGCTTCCTCCCCTGCGCGAGCGCAGAAGCGACATCATGCTGCTGGCAGATCAGTTTGCGATTCAGATGTGCCGCGAGCTCGGCCTGCCGCTGTTCCCAGGCTTCAGCGATTATGCGCAGGAGACGCTGCTGGCTTACCACTGGCCGGGAAATATCCGCGAACTGAAAAACGTCGTGGAGCGTTCCGTCTATCGCCACGGCAGCAGCGAGACGGAGCTGGACAACATCATTATCGATCCTTTTCAGCGCAGCGCAGCGCCACTGTCCGCACCAGCGTCTTCAGGCGATGTTCCTACTCTCCCCCTTGATTTACGCCAGTTTCAAAACGATCAGGAGAAACAGCTGCTGGAGCAAAGCCTGAAGACGGCGAAATATAATCAGAAACGGGCGGCTGAACTGCTTGGTCTGACCTACCATCAATTGAGGGCATTGCTCAAAAAGCATCAAATGCGCTGACAATATCAGCACTTACCTGCAGACATTTTTACGAAGCAGGCGTAAGTGCGATACACTTTGCAGATCGAACCTAAAAACCTTAAAAATTATGCGTCTGGTTTTATCGTCCTTTTTTGCACTTGGTCTGTTTAGCAGCCAGGCCTTTGCCGCGCCCGGGCAAACTCCCCAGCCTGACATTCGTGACAGCGGCTTTGTCTATTGCGTAAGCGGCCAGGTGGATACCTTCAACCCGCAAAAAGCGGGCAGCGGCCTGATCGTGGATACCCTGGCCGCGCAGCTTTACGACCGTCTGCTTGATGTTGACCCATACACCTACCGTCTGGTGCCTGAGCTGGCGGAAAGCTGGGAAGTGTTGGATAACGGCGCAACCTACCGTTTTCACCTGCGCGATGACGTCGCGTTTCAACGCACGCCGTGGTTTACCCCCACGCGCAAGCTGAATGCGGATGACGTGGTCTTCACCTTCCAGCGCATCTTTAACCGCAACCATCCGTGGCATAACGTTAACGGCAGCAACTTCCCCTATTTCGACAGCCTGCAGTTTGCCGACACCGTCAAAAGCGTGCGCAAGCTGGATAACCGGACGGTTGAATTTACGCTGACGCGCCCGGATGCCTCCTTCCTCTGGCACCTGGCGACCCACTATGCGTCGGTCATGTCCGCTGAATACGCGGCGAACCTGACGAAAAAAGATCGCCAGGAGTTACTCGATCGTCAGCCGGTCGGCACCGGTCCGTTCCAGCTGGCCGAATACCGCGCCGGGCAGTATATTCGCCTGCAGCGCCATGAGCATTTCTGGCGCGGCACCCCGCTGATGCCGCAGGTGGTAGTGGATCTCGGCTCTGGCGGGACAGGACGTCTGTCAAAACTGCTCACGGGTGAATGCGACGTGCTCGCCTGGCCCGCGGCCAGCCAGCTCACCATTTTGCGCGACGATCCGCGCCTGCGGCTGACGTTACGTCCCGGAATGAATATCGCTTATCTCGCCTTTAACACGGATAAGCCGCCGTTGAATAACCCTGCCGTACGTCACGCTCTGGCGCTGGCGATTAACAACCAGCGTTTGATGCAGTCGATCTACTACGGCACGGCGGAAACCGCCGCCTCAATTTTACCGCGCGCCTCGTGGGCCTATGACGGTGAAGCTAAAATTACGGAATACAATCCGGCAAAAGCACGTGAACAGCTGAAGGCGCTGGGGGCGGAAAACCTCACGCTGCAGCTTTGGGTGCCAACCAGCTCTCAGGCGTGGAACCCGAGCCCGCTCAAGACCGCCGAACTGCTGCAGGCAGATATGGCGCAGGTGGGCGTCAAAGTGATCATCGTACCGGTTGAGGGCCGTTTCCAGGAGGCGCGCCTGATGGACATGAATCATGATTTAACCCTGACCGGCTGGGCGACCGACAGTAACGATCCGGACAGTTTCTTCCGGCCGCTACTGAGCTGTGCGGCGATAAATTCGCAGACCAACTACGCCCACTGGTGTAACCGGGAGTTTGACGCCGTGCTGCAAAAAGCGCTGGCTTCCCAGCAGCTGGCCTCACGAATCGACGCCTATGATGAAGCGCAGAAGATCCTTGCCCAGGAACTGCCGGTGCTGCCGCTGGCCTCTTCCCTGCGTCTTCAGGCCTATCGTTATGATATTAAAGGTCTGGTGCTGAGTCCGTTCGGCAACGCCTCGTTCGCCGGCGTGTCGCGTGAAAAAGAACAAGAGGTGAAAAAACCATGATTATTTTTACCTTACGTCGGCTCCTTTTGCTGCTGGTGACGCTCTTTTTCCTGAACTTTGTCGGCTTCAGCCTGAGCTATTTCACGCCCCACGCCCCGCTCCAGGGGTCGTCGCTGTGGGATGCCTGGCTGTTCTGGTTTAACGGGCTGCTGCACTGGGATTTCGGCGTGTCCAGCATTAACGGCCAGCTGATTTCCGAGCAGTTGAAAGAGGTTTTCCCGGCCACGATGGAGCTGTGCATTCTGGCCTTCGGCTTTGCCCTGATGGTCGGTATCCCGGTGGGTATGCTGGCCGGGATCTATCGCAACAAATGGCAGGATAAGTTTATCAGCGCCCTCGCCCTGTTAGGCTTCTCCATCCCGGTATTCTGGCTGGCGCTGCTGCTGACGCTGTTCTTCTCGCTGACGATGGGCTGGCTGCCGGTTTCGGGTCGCTTTGACCTGCTCTATACGGTTAAAACGGTGACGGGTTTTGCCATCATCGACGCGTGGCTGTCCGATTCGGTGTGGCGCCATGAGATGATCGTCAGCGCCGTGCGCCATATGGTATTGCCGGTGCTGACGCTGGCGGTTGCGCCAACAACCGAAGTGATCCGCCTGATGCGCCTGAGCACCATTGAGGTATTTGACCAGAACTACGTCAAAGCCGCCGCCACGCGCGGGTTGTCCCGCCTGACCATACTGCGCCGCAACGTCCTGCACAACGCGCTGCCGCCGGTTATTCCGCGTCTGGGGTTACAGTTTTCCACCATGCTGACGCTGGCCATGATCACCGAGATGGTCTTTAGCTGGCCTGGCCTGGGACGATGGCTGATTAACGCCATCCGCCAGCAGGACTACGCCGCGATTTCTGCGGGCGTGATGGTGATTGGTTCGCTGGTGATTATTGTTAACGTGTTGTCCGATATTCTGGGTGCCATGGCTAACCCATTGAAGCATAAGGAATGGTATGCCTTACGATAGCGTATACAGTGAAAAGCGCACGCCTGGCGTGCTGCGTACCGTGTGGCGTAAATTCTATGGTGACACCACGGCGATGATCGGCCTTTACGGCTGCGCCGGCCTGGTGTTGCTTTGCGTCTTTGGCTCGTGGTTTGCGCCGTACGGCATCGACCAGCAGTTCCTTGGCTATCAGCTGCTGCCGCCGTCCTGGTCGCGCTACGGTGAAGTCTCTTTCTTCCTGGGAACGGACGACCTCGGACGTGACGTGTTGAGCCGCCTGCTGAGCGGTGCAGCCCCGACGGTGGGCGGCGCATTTGTGGTAACGCTCGCGGCAACGATCTGCGGGCTGGCGCTCGGTATTTTTGCGGGATCCACCCATGGCCTGCGTTCGGCGGTCCTTAACCACATTCTGGATACGCTGCTGTCGATTCCATCCCTGCTGCTGGCGATCATCGTTGTTGCCTTTGCCGGTCCGCACCTGTCGCATGCCATGTTCGCCGTCTGGCTGGCTATCCTGCCCCGCATCGTGCGCTCGGTTTACAGCATGGTGCATGATGAATTGGAAAAAGAGTACGTCGTTGCCGCGCGTCTGGACGGCGCGACAACCTTTAACATTCTGTGGTTTGCCGTGCTGCCCAACATCGCCGCCGGGCTGGTCACCGAGATCACCCGCGCTCTGTCGATGGCGATCCTGGACATCGCGGCGCTCGGCTTTCTCGACCTCGGTGCACAACTGCCGTCGCCCGAATGGGGTGCGATGCTCGGCGACGCGCTGGAGTTGATCTACGTGGCACCGTGGACGGTCATGCTGCCGGGGGCGGCCATTATGGTGAGCGTGCTGCTTATCAACCTGCTGGGCGACGGTATTCGCCGTGCAATTAACGCGGGGGTGCAATAATGCCGCTTCTTGATATTCGCAACCTCACCATCGAATTCAAAACCGGTGAAGGCTGGGTTAAAGCCGTCGATCGCATCAGCATCACCCTTGCGGAGGGTGAAATACGCGGGCTGGTGGGGGAATCCGGCTCGGGAAAAAGCCTGATTGCCAAAGCTATCTGCGGCGTGGCGAAAGACAACTGGCGCGTGACGGCAGACCGTATGCGTTTTGACGATATCGATCTGCTGCGCCTTTCCCCCCGCGAGCGGCGTAAGCTGGTCGGGCATAACGTCTCAATGATTTTCCAGGAGCCGCAGTCCTGTCTCGACCCGTCCGAACGCGTGGGTAAACAGCTCATGCAGAACATCCCCGGCTGGACCTACAAAGGCCGCTGGTGGCAACGCGTTGGCTGGCGCAAGCGTCGTGCCATCGAGCTTTTACACCGCGTCGGGATCAAAGATCACAAAGATGCGATGCGCAGCTTCCCCTATGAGCTGACCGACGGCGAATGTCAGAAAGTGATGATTGCCATCGCGCTGGCAAATCAGCCGCGTTTGCTGATTGCGGATGAACCGACGAACGCGATGGAACCCACCACGCAGGCGCAAATCTTCCGCCTGCTGTCGCGTCTCAACCAGAATAACAACACCACCATTTTGCTGATCAGCCATGACCTGCAAATGCTCAGCAAATGGGCGGATAAAATTGACGTCATGTACTGCGGGCAAACGGTCGAAACCGCGCCGAGTGAAGACCTGATCACCGCGCCGCACCACCCGTATACGCAGGCGCTAATCCGCGCTATTCCGGATTTTGGCAGCGCGATGCCGCATAAAAGCCGCCTGAATACCCTGCCGGGGGCGATTCCGCTGCTGGAATCCCTGCCGATAGGCTGTCGTCTGGGGCCGCGGTGCCCCTACGCTCAGCGTAAATGTATCGAGACGCCACGCCTGACCGGGGCCAAAAATCATCTATACGCCTGTCATTTCCCGCTGAACATGGAGAGAGAGTGAAATGGTCGAAACCTTACTGGAAGTCCGCAACCTGAGTAAGACCTTTCGCTACCGCACGGGGCTGTTTCATCGTCAAACTGTCGACGCGGTGAAGCCGCTGAGCTTTACGCTGCGTGAAAAACAGACTCTGGCGATCATCGGCGAGAACGGTTCCGGGAAATCCACCCTGGCGAAAATGCTCGCCGGCATGGTTGAACCGACTGCAGGCGAAGTGTTGATTGACGATCATCCTCTGACGTTCGGCGATTACTCTTTCCGCAGCCAGCGCATCCGCATGATCTTCCAGGATCCGTCTACCTCGCTTAACCCGCGCCAGCGCATTTCGCAGATCCTCGATTTTCCGCTGCGTCTGAACACAGACCTGGAGCCGGAGGCGCGCCGTAAGCGCGTATTTGAAACCCTGCGTATGGTTGGGCTGTTACCGGATCACGAAAGCTACTACCCGCATATGCTGGCCCCCGGCCAGAAACAGCGCCTGGGACTGGCGCGCGCGTTGATTTTGCGGCCAAAAGTGATCATTGCGGATGAAGCGCTTGCCTCGCTGGATATGTCGATGCGCTCGCAGCTGATTAACCTGATGCTGGAATTGCAGGAAAAACAGGGGATCTCGTATATCTACGTCACCCAACATCTGGGAATGATGAAGCACATCAGCGATCAGGTGATGGTCATGCACCAGGGCGAAGTTGTCGAGCGCGGCAGTACGGCGGATGTGATGGCCTCCCCGCTGCATGAGCTGACAAAACGGCTGATTGCCGGTCATTTCGGTGAAGCATTGACCGCCGATGCGTGGAGAAAGGACCGCTAAGCGCGACGCTCAACACAAATCACCCCACTAAAATAAGGATTAAATAGCCTGCGTGCGCTATTTAATCCTTTAATTTTTCGTCTCCATCCCTGCTCCATATTTTAAGCAATATCAATCAACAGTTCTTCTCCAGAATATCCGGACATTACGGAGGAGAAGAAATGAACACCGCCACTTACGTTCTAAAATACACAGAGTATCTCATTAGAAAATGCCGTTCATTTTTAATGACGGACCTGCACTTTCATACCGTGAGGCTTAAGAGAACATCCGGTAAAACCCCTGACATTAACTCGCCCACGACGTTGAGTGAAAAAATATGTCATCGCCTGATCTATGACCATAATAACTTCTACACAATGCTTGCCGATAAACTCGCCGTTCGGGCATACGTTTCCTCCAGAACAACGCGCGTGAAAACGGTGCCATTAATTGGCGTTTATACCCGGCCGTCGCAGATTGATTTTTCAGTTCTTCCTGATAAATTCGTCCTTAAGTGCAACCATGACAGCGGCAGCACAATAATATGTACAAACAAAGCGCAATTTAATGAAAAAGAAGCGTGTAAAAAGCTGAGCCTCGCGTTAAAGAAAAATCTTTACTACACGACGCGCGAATGGCAGTACAAAAACATTACGCCGAGTATACTTTGCGAGCCGTTCGTCGATCTCTTCGATGATGTTGACAGAAATACAACGCCCGAAATGCTGAGGATCCATTGCTTTCACGGCGTAGCACACTATGTTGAAGCGGATTTTACGGATGATAACGGCAAAGGGTTTATCAACGTTTATGACAGGCACTGGAACTTACAACCCTTCCGGATGGAATATCCGAATACTTCAGCAACGCCTGGCGAACCGCTCTTGTTCCGTCAGGCACTATTGGCCTCCCAGGAGCTGGCGCATGGAATTGACTACTGCCGCGTTGACCTTATGCTAAAAAAAGATGAAATCTATTTCAGCGAAATAACCTTAAGCCCAAGACGCGGTAAACTGACGATTACCCCGCAGGAATGGGATGCTAAGTTAGGAAAAATATGGCATTTATCGCCGGCAGGCAGATTTGACCTGCCGCTTAAGCTCACGAGTCGGGCCAGGTGAGCTTAAATATCGAGTGGTTTTGCGTCGATAAGGTATAGGTAACATCGCCACCATGAGCCAGCATGATGGCTTTTACCACCGACAAGCCCAAACCACAGCCTTCCGGGTTCACATGTCTGGCGCCATTATCGCGCTGAAAGGGCTGAAACAGGAAATCATGAAACTCTCTGGGGATGCCCGGTCCCCCGTCCTGAATAAGGATATAATTGCCTTTATCAGAAACGCCATTTTTCACGATGAGCATCCGCGAGGTTGAATAGTGTAAGGCATTATCAAATAAAACGGTCAGGCACTGATTGATGCGTAATGGATCGAATACGCATTGCTGCTCCCTCAGGTCTGCATTGACGGTAAACGCCTTACGGCTGAACTCGGGCATGAACGTATCGAGTGCGTTCTGTATTGTCCCTTTGAGATCCGTTCGGGACGGATATAACGTATATCCCGCCCCGCCGTCCGAGCTGATAACCCGCAGATCTTCAATCAGACGGGTTAACCCTTCCGTCTGTTTGAGAAGATTATTAAACAGCACCGGGTCCGGGATGAAAACGCCGTCAACCAACCCCTGAAGCCGTCCGCGTAGAATCGTGACCGGGGTTCTCAGCTCATGCGCAATAGCGGCATTCCAGGATTTCCTCTGAATATCCAGCGTCTGTAATTTTTCCGCCATTTCATTGAAATCCGTCACCAGGTGATTGATTTCACCCAGCCGGGAACTGGTGCAGAATGCCCGGGCGTCCAGATCGCCCTGAGAAATCTTTTTCAGGCTGGACGCTACCGCGTTTAGCGGGGTGAGTATTCGCGATGAAAGTTTGACCGTGAAAAAGAGAGCGATAATCAGACTGATCGTTGTCGCGGTCCCAATCCATACCCAGTCCCACATCGTCATCTGCTCGTCATCGCCCGCAGCAGCGCCGCCCGGGAGATGATCCAGAATAAAGGAGTAAAAAAACCAGGAGCCGAGTATGGCGATGGCAATGATCGTAAACGTCAGCAACAGCATATACGTTAAGATTTGACGACTCAGGACAGACTCTTTGTTCATTTCTTTTCCCCAAGCCGGTAACCCATGCCTCTGATGCTCTCGGGAACACCGTAAAGGCCTGCAAGCTCCAGTTTTTTACGCAACTTGCTCATATGGCTGTCGACCGTTCTGTCGAGCGTATCCCCTTCCGGCAGACACGCGTTGAGTAGCTCTTCGCGGGAGCAGACCTTTCGCGGGTATCTCACCAGGTACGTGAGCAATTTAAATTCGGTCGTCGTTAATACCGGGGAGACAACCTCTGCTCCCACGGTGACTTCCACGTAGAAGTCATCCGGATAGACCGTAATAAACGGCGTTCTGAGCGGCTGGGAACCTGCCTGCTGAAGCGCGGGTTTTGTCCTGCGCAGCACCGCCTCAACCCGGGCGACAACTTCAGAAGGGTTGAAGGGTTTGATCACGTAATCATCCGCGCCCAGCCTCAGCCCCATGAGCTTATCGACATCCTGATCGAGAGCGGAAACCATGATGACGGGGACAACGCTTTCCTGACGAAGCGTCGTAAGTACGCTCCAGCCGTCACATACGGGCAGGTGAATGTCCAGCAATATGAGATCCGGTTTATGGAGACGATTGAGCGCTATGGCCTGTTCGCCCTGTCTGGCTCGGAGCGTTTTCATTCCCGAACGCTCTAAGTAGCTCATCAGTATATCGGCGATTTCGTCTTCATCTTCAACAACAAGGATCAGCGTATTTTTGTTCATATTATCTCCGCGGGTGAAATCCCTTTAAGCACGCTATCAGATATCTTTAGCACAATAAGACACAGCCTCCGGGAAAAAGTGCCGTAGTCACGAAAATTTCCCCGCTGATTTAAATTCCCGGTTATTTCTCCACACAGCCTACACATTCCGTCAATAAAGACTCGACAATGCGCGTTCAAAATCGCTATTGGGGCATAACCCGTTGTGCATTGCGCGCTGCAAATTACCACTGTTTCTTAAAGATTTTATGAAGTTGGCTGAAATAATGAACATGGAACTTTCTAAATATTTCTCTCCTAAAAAGCTGGGCATATATTCCCTGTTCCTGCTGCTGTCGTGGGGATTACTTTATACCTGGCTGGTACTGGTACACAAAATGGATGAAAAAGTCGCCTCGACGCTGCTCTCTTCACCCATTATTTATGGCTGCATCGCATTGTCGGTGGTCTCTCTGATCATCCAAAATAAAGCCGGCGCGTTGACTGAACTGCTTGTCATCGCCTTCTGGCTAATAGTTATTTTTGTTTATCTCATTATTACGTTCACCGTGCTGTTAAACACAATGCCCGATATTGAGGATCTGCTCTTTTACTACGAGTGTTATTTGGTCATTTTTTTTGGCGGAGCGCCGCTGTACCTGATTATGAGAATGATTTGAGCCCTTGCTCCACACGTTCTCCACAAACCGCCCATTTCCGCTAAACAGGTGCGCGGTAGACTTTCTACCTCACTCTTTTGCACAAAAATAACCCAATGCCTCATTTTTTTATTGAACGCCCCGTTTTTGCCTGGGTAGTGGCGCTGTTTATCGTCCTGACGGGTCTCCTGTCTATTCCCCGTTTACCGGTTGCGCAGTATCCGGCGGTGGCACCGCCGGGAATCATTATTTCCGTCAGTTACCCGGGGGCCAGCCCCGATATCATGAATACGTCGGTGGTGTCGTTAATAGAGCGCGAAATCTCTGGCGTCGATAACTTGCTCTATTTCGAATCCTCCAGTGACA from Enterobacter dykesii encodes the following:
- a CDS encoding transporter produces the protein MELSKYFSPKKLGIYSLFLLLSWGLLYTWLVLVHKMDEKVASTLLSSPIIYGCIALSVVSLIIQNKAGALTELLVIAFWLIVIFVYLIITFTVLLNTMPDIEDLLFYYECYLVIFFGGAPLYLIMRMI
- a CDS encoding response regulator, yielding MNKNTLILVVEDEDEIADILMSYLERSGMKTLRARQGEQAIALNRLHKPDLILLDIHLPVCDGWSVLTTLRQESVVPVIMVSALDQDVDKLMGLRLGADDYVIKPFNPSEVVARVEAVLRRTKPALQQAGSQPLRTPFITVYPDDFYVEVTVGAEVVSPVLTTTEFKLLTYLVRYPRKVCSREELLNACLPEGDTLDRTVDSHMSKLRKKLELAGLYGVPESIRGMGYRLGEKK